A DNA window from Candidatus Bodocaedibacter vickermanii contains the following coding sequences:
- the truA gene encoding tRNA pseudouridine(38-40) synthase TruA, producing the protein MPRYKFTIEYDGSNYHGWQYQDNLPTLQNEIEIAIFKITHEHVRLQVSGRTDAGVHALGQVAHADIKKEIDPFRFRHSLNHFFQGKGISILETEVMDDTFHARFSTKARTYVYKIINRRAPLTIDLNRAYHVPLPLNVDAMNKAAQFLIGHHDFTTFRAASCQGLSPFKTLEQAEFTQTGHLIEFHTRSKSFLHHQVRNMVGALCLVGLGKWQPIQVQTALLAKDRAAGGPTAPPEGLYLNQIIY; encoded by the coding sequence ATGCCCCGTTATAAGTTTACAATCGAATATGATGGCAGCAATTACCATGGCTGGCAATACCAAGATAACCTTCCCACACTTCAGAACGAAATCGAAATCGCTATTTTTAAAATAACCCACGAACACGTACGGCTTCAGGTTTCAGGACGAACTGATGCAGGTGTTCACGCATTGGGGCAAGTCGCCCATGCCGACATCAAAAAAGAAATCGATCCCTTTCGATTCAGACACAGTCTAAATCATTTTTTTCAAGGCAAAGGCATTTCTATCCTTGAAACTGAAGTCATGGATGATACCTTTCATGCCAGATTTAGTACGAAAGCCAGAACCTATGTGTATAAAATCATCAATCGCAGAGCACCCTTAACCATTGATCTCAACCGTGCCTATCATGTGCCATTGCCCCTGAATGTGGATGCAATGAATAAGGCTGCTCAGTTTTTAATTGGACATCACGACTTCACAACCTTTCGTGCTGCGTCTTGTCAGGGATTATCGCCGTTCAAAACGTTAGAACAAGCTGAATTCACCCAAACTGGACATTTAATCGAATTTCACACTCGTTCTAAATCATTTTTACACCACCAAGTTAGAAATATGGTGGGGGCGTTATGCCTCGTTGGGCTAGGAAAATGGCAGCCAATTCAGGTTCAAACAGCCCTTCTTGCTAAAGACCGTGCAGCTGGTGGGCCCACTGCACCACCAGAGGGGCTTTACTTAAACCAAATAATCTATTAA
- a CDS encoding small ribosomal subunit Rsm22 family protein has product MIRIPSKLVEAIRQNVSDSETVNAAQLRANYQSNKDHQGMYDTYLMSRMPATYAAISRVLQEIPLDANVETVLDIGSGPGTGLWAVRERFDTLESYVGLEGDQGFISLAERLNTSISEHVVAWMPGRYPKGLPNIKADLVLMSYTVGENSPETVAKTIDHVWAHNVSEWLVVIEPGTPKGFKSILEIRAYITANGGNIYAPCKGNYNCPLIGQDWCHFSVRLERSQLQKKIKDATLPYEDEKFSYLIVRNTPVALCEESSRIIKKPMVRPGHITLDLCNESGYERKTVSKSQKETYRTAKKVEWGDSL; this is encoded by the coding sequence ATGATTCGTATCCCATCGAAATTAGTTGAAGCTATTCGTCAAAACGTCAGTGATTCTGAAACGGTTAATGCCGCTCAATTGCGGGCAAATTACCAATCAAACAAAGATCATCAGGGGATGTATGATACCTATTTGATGTCACGGATGCCTGCGACATACGCAGCAATTTCAAGGGTTTTGCAGGAAATCCCACTTGATGCGAACGTAGAAACAGTATTGGATATTGGCAGTGGACCAGGTACAGGGCTGTGGGCGGTTCGGGAGCGATTCGATACCCTGGAATCTTATGTAGGGTTGGAGGGGGATCAAGGCTTTATTTCGCTTGCAGAGCGCTTAAACACGAGTATTTCAGAGCATGTCGTAGCGTGGATGCCCGGGCGGTATCCGAAAGGGTTGCCTAATATTAAGGCGGATCTAGTGTTGATGTCATATACGGTTGGCGAAAACTCACCGGAAACTGTGGCTAAAACTATCGATCATGTGTGGGCACATAATGTTTCGGAATGGTTGGTTGTGATCGAGCCGGGAACGCCCAAAGGGTTTAAATCTATTCTAGAGATTCGAGCTTACATTACAGCAAATGGAGGCAACATCTATGCACCCTGTAAAGGGAACTATAATTGCCCATTAATTGGGCAAGACTGGTGTCATTTTTCAGTTCGATTGGAACGAAGTCAGTTACAGAAAAAAATTAAAGATGCAACTTTACCCTATGAAGATGAAAAATTCAGTTATTTGATTGTACGCAACACGCCGGTTGCTCTTTGTGAAGAGTCATCACGCATTATCAAAAAACCAATGGTTCGACCTGGGCACATAACGTTGGATCTGTGTAATGAATCCGGTTACGAACGCAAGACAGTATCAAAATCTCAAAAAGAAACATACCGCACTGCAAAGAAAGTAGAGTGGGGGGATTCATTGTAA
- a CDS encoding flagellar assembly protein FliX gives MLKMIDSLLHSSSLSKLIPLAAKRKKTMSTFDVDGEFGEGAPTEKATSAPIQAPQTIQSLSLLSISNTKNSHTQEIISYGDDLLNQLKTLQYQLLGNEVSHEQLHELETMFQTLPKELQSIPADLRGIVDDIQVRVAVELAKLSINR, from the coding sequence ATGCTTAAGATGATTGATAGTTTGTTACACTCATCCAGTCTTAGTAAGCTTATACCATTAGCTGCTAAGCGCAAAAAAACTATGAGTACATTTGATGTGGATGGCGAGTTTGGGGAGGGGGCTCCCACAGAAAAAGCAACCTCTGCACCTATCCAAGCTCCACAAACAATACAAAGCCTATCTTTACTTAGCATTTCCAATACTAAAAATTCTCATACTCAAGAAATCATTTCTTATGGGGATGATCTCTTGAATCAACTAAAAACACTCCAGTATCAATTATTAGGAAATGAAGTTTCCCACGAACAGTTACACGAGCTTGAAACAATGTTTCAGACCTTACCCAAAGAACTTCAGTCTATACCTGCTGATTTAAGAGGCATTGTTGACGATATTCAGGTACGCGTCGCTGTAGAATTAGCAAAACTTTCAATTAATCGATAA
- a CDS encoding HD domain-containing protein, with the protein MAWHIDWESKFKSCDYSDKLLEKINRFSAEANTSVDVHLVKKAIYFAKEYHFGQFRQSGEPYYTHPLEVAGMVCDYLVDTVSIITSILHDTLEDTDLDYATIAEHFGDLVAAQVEDLTRVKPFGKITSADILKQLWKEKKYNLLLIKLVDRLHNMQTIFAKSPEKQHKIVTETLQYFLALSEILELPELTKVLYTTCYETNIKLGLIPQDELILDKPVEFADSLISESN; encoded by the coding sequence ATGGCTTGGCATATAGATTGGGAATCAAAGTTTAAGTCGTGTGATTATTCAGATAAACTATTAGAAAAAATCAACCGCTTTAGTGCTGAGGCGAACACTTCGGTCGATGTACACCTTGTAAAGAAAGCAATTTACTTTGCTAAAGAATATCACTTTGGACAATTTCGTCAATCTGGTGAACCCTATTATACTCATCCTTTAGAAGTTGCAGGCATGGTATGTGATTATCTGGTTGACACCGTTTCTATTATCACCAGCATCCTTCATGATACTTTAGAAGATACAGACCTTGATTATGCTACCATTGCTGAACATTTTGGAGATTTGGTTGCAGCTCAAGTCGAAGATTTAACACGAGTTAAACCCTTTGGAAAAATCACATCTGCCGATATATTAAAGCAACTTTGGAAAGAAAAAAAATATAATTTGCTTCTTATCAAGTTGGTTGATCGTCTACATAATATGCAAACAATTTTTGCAAAGTCTCCGGAAAAACAACACAAGATTGTAACGGAAACTTTGCAATATTTCTTAGCCCTAAGTGAAATATTAGAGTTACCTGAATTGACCAAAGTTTTATATACAACGTGTTATGAAACAAATATAAAACTAGGCCTTATCCCTCAAGATGAACTTATTCTTGATAAGCCGGTAGAGTTTGCTGATTCTCTAATTTCTGAAAGTAACTAA
- a CDS encoding MFS transporter, with protein sequence MKPGNIKNYFFYLTKDQREAVGLLSIGTFLEYFDLMLYVHMAVLLNELFFPKTDPFTASLITAFSFCSTYLLRPFGALIFGYIGDYIGRKAVVILTTLMMAVSCIIVASLPTYAQIGITASWIITLCRVVQGMAATAEVRGAELYLTESSKPPVQYPMVALITVFSALGTSAAIGVAAIFTNNTFNEITSWRAAFLVGAGIALVGTIARTSLKEADEFANKRNKLKEQLKENKVAWSDLNEEFMKQKSSYLISIAYFLIQCARPPCFYFIYIYCSDVLKRDFGYTAHEVISQNFWVSVIDLLGLLLLAYLSYIIHPFKILKAKFYLFFASMLSFPVVINYTQDASYILIFQCLAALFVFDHIPASPIFYKYFPVFRRFTYTSFLSAVAKLATYFITAFGLVYTTEYFGYWGIFVILVPVGIGFFVSVSYFQKLENQQTLPAYQE encoded by the coding sequence ATGAAGCCTGGAAACATTAAAAACTATTTTTTCTATCTAACAAAAGATCAACGAGAGGCTGTCGGCCTTTTATCAATAGGTACATTTTTAGAATATTTTGACCTGATGCTATATGTACATATGGCAGTGCTTTTAAATGAACTTTTTTTTCCTAAAACTGATCCTTTTACAGCATCGTTAATTACCGCGTTTTCATTTTGTTCAACGTATCTATTAAGACCTTTTGGAGCTTTAATCTTTGGATACATTGGAGATTATATAGGTCGAAAAGCTGTGGTAATCTTAACCACATTGATGATGGCTGTATCGTGCATAATTGTTGCATCATTGCCAACATACGCACAAATAGGAATTACTGCGTCTTGGATCATCACTTTGTGCCGTGTTGTTCAAGGTATGGCCGCAACAGCAGAGGTGAGGGGAGCAGAGCTCTATTTAACAGAAAGCTCTAAACCTCCAGTTCAATATCCAATGGTTGCATTAATTACAGTTTTTTCTGCACTCGGAACCAGTGCCGCTATTGGAGTAGCTGCTATTTTTACAAATAACACGTTCAATGAAATTACAAGCTGGCGAGCTGCTTTCTTAGTGGGGGCAGGGATTGCGTTGGTTGGAACCATTGCTAGAACCAGTTTAAAAGAGGCCGATGAGTTTGCTAACAAGCGCAACAAGCTAAAAGAGCAGCTGAAAGAAAATAAAGTTGCCTGGAGTGATCTAAACGAAGAATTCATGAAACAAAAATCATCGTATTTAATTTCCATCGCATATTTCTTGATCCAATGCGCGCGTCCGCCATGCTTTTATTTCATATATATATATTGTTCAGACGTCCTAAAGCGAGATTTTGGATATACTGCCCATGAAGTAATTAGCCAAAATTTCTGGGTTTCAGTTATTGATTTGTTGGGGTTACTTCTTTTAGCGTATCTAAGTTATATAATCCATCCTTTTAAAATACTAAAAGCAAAATTTTATTTATTTTTTGCATCGATGTTATCATTTCCCGTTGTTATAAATTATACTCAAGATGCATCCTATATATTGATTTTTCAATGTTTAGCCGCGTTGTTTGTGTTTGATCACATTCCAGCATCGCCCATATTCTATAAGTACTTTCCTGTATTTAGGCGATTTACGTACACCAGCTTTTTAAGCGCAGTGGCAAAACTTGCAACGTATTTTATTACGGCATTTGGGTTAGTATATACAACTGAATATTTTGGATATTGGGGGATATTTGTAATTCTTGTACCAGTAGGAATTGGTTTCTTTGTAAGTGTTAGTTACTTTCAGAAATTAGAGAATCAGCAAACTCTACCGGCTTATCAAGAATAA
- the nhaA gene encoding Na+/H+ antiporter NhaA produces MSAFLLFFCVAIALAISNIDSLLQYYREIINYKLIIGIGPYHVSKTIVKFVNDGLMAIFFFFLGLEMKYHIQEGEFKDRRNLLLPALTAIGGFVAPALLYTTLNYDSAEGSAGWAIPVATDTAFVLAILTLMKHKVSDNIKVFVIGLSIMDDVLAVLTLAIFYTPELDIIPLLWSLIPLVILFMLNKFKSHNHFLYYVMGIILWLFVVQAGVHGTIAGITLACFIPTRIELPHKTVHLVKDMEASIHTLVAFVILPLFAFVNCELPFSELKLNDVFSTISIGCFIGLFFGKPFGIISVMYIAKFCNYVELPKGTTMAQFFGVASLCGIGFTLSLFIGLQAFDPAELENQMKIGVLLGSLCSIIVGSIIIGIGSKKHKADNQ; encoded by the coding sequence TTGTCCGCATTCTTACTCTTTTTTTGCGTAGCAATTGCTTTGGCTATCAGTAATATCGACAGCTTGTTACAGTATTACCGGGAAATTATAAACTACAAACTCATCATTGGTATTGGTCCTTATCATGTATCAAAAACTATAGTCAAATTTGTAAACGATGGTTTGATGGCGATATTCTTTTTCTTTTTAGGATTAGAAATGAAATATCACATTCAAGAGGGGGAATTTAAAGATAGGCGCAATTTGCTGCTGCCAGCCCTTACTGCAATCGGCGGATTTGTTGCTCCTGCATTATTGTATACGACATTAAATTATGATTCAGCAGAAGGAAGTGCAGGGTGGGCAATCCCTGTTGCCACTGATACAGCATTTGTTCTGGCCATCTTGACATTAATGAAACATAAGGTTTCTGATAATATTAAGGTTTTTGTGATTGGGTTATCGATTATGGATGATGTGCTGGCGGTCTTGACGCTTGCTATCTTTTATACACCTGAACTGGATATTATTCCACTGTTGTGGAGCCTTATTCCGCTTGTGATTTTATTCATGTTAAATAAATTTAAATCACACAATCATTTTTTATATTACGTAATGGGGATTATCTTGTGGTTGTTTGTTGTACAGGCTGGTGTACATGGTACAATTGCAGGGATAACACTGGCATGCTTTATTCCCACCCGGATAGAGTTACCTCATAAAACAGTCCATTTGGTAAAAGATATGGAAGCATCCATTCATACATTGGTTGCTTTTGTCATTTTACCTTTATTTGCATTTGTTAACTGCGAATTACCTTTTAGTGAACTAAAACTTAATGATGTTTTTTCCACGATTAGTATAGGATGCTTTATAGGGTTGTTTTTTGGAAAACCATTTGGAATCATCAGCGTTATGTATATTGCAAAATTCTGCAACTATGTTGAGCTTCCTAAAGGGACGACCATGGCTCAATTTTTTGGTGTAGCCAGTTTGTGTGGGATTGGATTTACGCTCAGTTTATTCATTGGGCTACAGGCTTTCGATCCTGCCGAATTAGAAAATCAAATGAAAATAGGTGTTTTGCTTGGGTCATTGTGTTCAATTATTGTTGGTAGCATTATCATTGGAATAGGCTCAAAAAAACATAAAGCTGATAATCAATAG
- a CDS encoding RMD1 family protein: MKCLTYSTASGYRLASVYTFLHKKEKNVQRFSDVVFYQSDTQFVYIFAFGAVVFWGQDSNQSLSFIKSIEQFADEPTTQFEIDEFFYEVGTKTVIDEIGNTIILENDTDAFYKLSLSYALGQSIKLASHEKDLKSTIDKMAFIPRTLAKTGKTSLKRNEIAKKMGELYLQKSSINSNLNVMHTPRVIWDHSEIEPHYHMAADFLDLHSRVESLNMGLTMIQDLLEILEDQLNHKHSSMLEWIIIVLIFVEVVLFIAKDLLKA; the protein is encoded by the coding sequence ATGAAGTGTTTAACATATAGTACAGCAAGTGGCTACAGATTAGCGAGTGTATATACGTTTTTACATAAAAAAGAAAAAAATGTGCAACGCTTTAGCGATGTTGTTTTTTATCAATCCGATACGCAATTTGTATATATTTTTGCATTTGGCGCTGTTGTTTTTTGGGGGCAAGATTCAAACCAATCGTTATCATTTATTAAATCAATTGAACAGTTTGCTGATGAACCCACCACTCAATTTGAAATCGATGAATTTTTTTATGAAGTTGGAACCAAAACTGTCATTGATGAAATTGGCAATACGATCATCCTTGAAAACGATACGGATGCATTTTATAAATTGTCGTTATCTTATGCTTTGGGTCAATCTATTAAGCTTGCAAGCCATGAAAAAGATTTAAAATCAACTATTGATAAAATGGCATTTATTCCTCGCACCTTAGCAAAGACTGGAAAAACATCCTTAAAACGAAATGAAATTGCTAAAAAAATGGGTGAACTGTACCTTCAAAAATCATCCATCAACAGCAACCTAAATGTAATGCACACACCCAGGGTCATATGGGATCATTCAGAAATCGAGCCTCATTACCATATGGCAGCAGATTTTCTTGATCTACATTCACGGGTTGAAAGCTTGAACATGGGGTTGACGATGATCCAAGATTTATTAGAGATTTTGGAAGATCAGCTTAATCATAAACACAGTTCAATGTTAGAATGGATCATTATCGTTCTAATTTTTGTAGAGGTCGTTTTATTTATCGCAAAAGACTTATTAAAAGCCTAA
- a CDS encoding phosphoglycerate kinase, which yields MKTIHDILPFMKNVLVRVDWNVPIQDGVVLDNSRILETVPTIMGLLSSGKHVTILTHLGRPNGAYQAESSLKLLQPEIEKLLQHPVNLIENLDQLGHQWEHQISLFENIRFFPGEEANDPELIKRLIQKADVFVNDAFSVSHRAHASVEGITHHLPHCSGVLMDRELSNLSYFHEHYEQPLMAICGGAKISTKIDFIQNMLKKAKTIALVGGLANTFLKAQGLNVGLSLVEDDAIDLAKKIIDQAATEGCELWMPNHVRVGKTLTDTPIDKAATEVTTDERILDIAPRSLECLLKTANDAKTIIWNGALGVFENPTWSNGTFTLARELGRLTQQQQFQTLAGGGETVMALRQTNTFNQFTYVSLAGGAFMEFMEGRKLPGIVPLL from the coding sequence ATGAAAACAATTCACGACATTCTTCCTTTTATGAAAAATGTACTGGTTCGAGTCGATTGGAATGTGCCAATTCAAGACGGAGTTGTACTGGATAACAGCCGAATTTTAGAAACTGTTCCAACAATTATGGGCTTATTAAGTTCGGGTAAACACGTTACGATACTTACTCACTTGGGACGTCCTAACGGAGCATATCAGGCTGAAAGTTCGTTGAAATTACTGCAACCAGAAATAGAGAAACTGTTGCAACATCCCGTAAATTTAATTGAGAACTTAGATCAATTGGGACATCAGTGGGAGCATCAGATCAGTTTGTTTGAAAATATACGTTTTTTTCCAGGTGAAGAAGCCAATGATCCTGAGTTAATTAAACGCTTGATTCAAAAAGCCGATGTGTTTGTAAATGATGCATTTTCAGTGTCTCATCGGGCACATGCCTCTGTTGAAGGAATTACGCATCACCTGCCCCACTGTTCCGGAGTGTTGATGGATCGAGAGCTTTCTAATCTTAGTTATTTTCATGAACATTATGAACAGCCCCTTATGGCAATATGTGGGGGTGCAAAAATTTCAACTAAAATAGATTTTATTCAAAATATGCTAAAGAAAGCAAAAACCATTGCGTTAGTTGGCGGACTTGCAAATACATTTCTAAAAGCGCAAGGTCTAAATGTGGGACTGTCCCTTGTGGAAGATGATGCCATTGATCTTGCGAAAAAAATCATCGATCAAGCCGCAACCGAAGGATGCGAATTGTGGATGCCCAATCACGTTAGAGTTGGGAAAACGCTTACTGATACTCCCATTGATAAGGCAGCAACCGAAGTGACTACAGATGAACGCATTCTAGATATTGCTCCCCGAAGTTTGGAGTGCTTACTTAAAACTGCGAATGATGCAAAGACGATTATTTGGAATGGTGCTCTAGGTGTCTTTGAAAACCCTACGTGGAGTAATGGTACGTTTACTCTGGCAAGAGAATTGGGCCGTTTAACACAACAGCAGCAGTTTCAAACATTGGCAGGTGGTGGCGAAACAGTGATGGCGCTGCGTCAAACAAATACGTTTAACCAGTTTACATATGTATCTTTGGCAGGCGGCGCATTTATGGAATTTATGGAAGGTAGAAAATTACCCGGAATTGTTCCATTGTTGTAA
- a CDS encoding Imm49 family immunity protein, producing the protein MKLPTPQEQYERYQKKIIPEYFMDMESENVSKRLNSLHGLYSGYKFLGILEWYLHKDSKKFKEYMKTAVEYDKDSFLYSKEIRPSNKTSTACLSAMFDALNSGNEDLVKSYFTMVDDYYDYDTKPTSHPANWLYRCLVVLALNRYENQWSVFIEKLKKGYSTKQYGKLYPLALMLEAIWNKDEMVFNEQAQIFADSYKSMTRGIFPDYEDKLLSLWGLGICNLAEMKGLKVTIDHQYLPKELIG; encoded by the coding sequence ATGAAATTACCTACACCACAAGAGCAATATGAACGATATCAAAAAAAAATAATCCCAGAATATTTTATGGATATGGAATCAGAAAATGTTAGTAAAAGGCTCAATTCACTTCACGGACTTTATTCGGGATATAAATTCTTGGGAATATTAGAATGGTATCTACATAAAGATTCAAAGAAGTTCAAAGAATATATGAAAACAGCAGTTGAATATGACAAAGACAGTTTTTTATATAGCAAAGAAATTAGACCTAGTAACAAAACAAGTACGGCATGTTTATCAGCGATGTTTGATGCCCTAAATAGCGGAAATGAAGATCTAGTAAAATCTTATTTTACTATGGTTGACGACTATTATGATTATGATACAAAACCAACCAGTCATCCTGCGAACTGGTTATATCGATGCTTAGTGGTTTTGGCGTTAAATCGATACGAAAATCAATGGAGTGTATTCATAGAAAAACTTAAAAAAGGATATTCCACGAAGCAGTATGGAAAATTATATCCGCTAGCACTAATGCTTGAAGCGATTTGGAACAAAGATGAAATGGTTTTCAATGAACAAGCACAAATCTTTGCTGATAGCTATAAATCAATGACGCGGGGGATATTCCCAGACTATGAAGATAAGCTTTTGAGTTTGTGGGGGCTTGGAATTTGTAACTTAGCTGAAATGAAAGGGTTAAAGGTTACAATTGACCATCAGTATTTGCCTAAGGAGCTAATTGGGTAA